The following are encoded together in the Erwinia sp. E602 genome:
- a CDS encoding autotransporter assembly complex family protein — protein MPRFPIYCICGLLIAAPAAQAANVRLQVTGLSAELQKNVRARLSTISSDEVNADGRFRARVSDAIKQGLKALGYYEPQIDFELLPAPAKGGRPVLLARVSAGEPVKIAGETIILRGDARTDSDYQQLVRDGKPAIGSILNHGKYDKFKSSLSNMALRKGYFDGDFKKSQLGVAVERREAFWDIDYDSGQRYRFGAVTFEGSQIREDYLQNLVPFKQGDYYNSRDLAEMNRRLSATGWFNSVVVAPDFKQARNSKVLPLHGVMSPRTENTIETGVGYSTDVGPRVKATWKKPWVNDRGHSFSTSANISAPEQQLDFSYKMPLRKSPLEQYYLVQGGVKRTDLNDTKSDSTTLAGSRYWDSSSGWQRAINLRWSLDHFTQGKVTNTTMLIYPGVSVNRTRSRGGLMPDWGDSQRYSLDVSDTTWGSDVDFAVMQAQNVWIRTLEEKHRFVVRGNLGWIETNNFEKVPPDLRFFAGGDRSIRGYKYKGISPRDDEGKLTGASKLATGSLEYQYNVTGKWWGAVFVDSGEAVNDIKQSNVKTGAGFGVRWQSPVGPIKVDIARPIGDRDDRDIQFYIGLGPEL, from the coding sequence GTGCCGAGATTTCCAATCTATTGCATCTGTGGCCTGCTGATCGCCGCACCGGCCGCTCAGGCGGCCAACGTGCGTTTGCAGGTCACCGGATTATCCGCAGAGTTACAAAAAAACGTCAGGGCACGTTTGTCCACCATCAGCAGCGATGAAGTGAACGCCGACGGTCGCTTTCGCGCAAGGGTCAGTGACGCGATCAAACAGGGGCTGAAGGCGCTGGGCTACTATGAGCCGCAGATAGACTTCGAACTGTTGCCCGCTCCGGCCAAAGGCGGCCGTCCCGTGTTGCTGGCCAGAGTCAGCGCCGGGGAACCGGTAAAGATCGCCGGAGAAACCATCATCCTGCGCGGTGATGCGCGGACGGACAGCGACTACCAGCAGCTGGTACGCGACGGCAAACCGGCCATCGGCAGCATCCTCAACCACGGCAAATACGATAAGTTTAAAAGTTCGCTGAGTAATATGGCTCTGCGCAAAGGTTACTTTGACGGCGATTTTAAAAAGAGCCAGCTCGGCGTGGCAGTGGAACGGCGTGAAGCGTTCTGGGATATCGACTATGACAGCGGGCAGCGTTACCGCTTTGGCGCAGTGACCTTTGAAGGGTCGCAGATCCGCGAAGACTATCTGCAAAACCTGGTGCCGTTTAAGCAGGGTGATTACTACAACTCACGCGATCTGGCGGAGATGAACCGCCGCCTGTCGGCCACCGGCTGGTTTAACTCGGTGGTGGTGGCACCGGACTTTAAACAAGCGCGTAACAGCAAAGTGTTGCCGCTACATGGCGTGATGTCGCCGCGTACCGAGAATACCATTGAAACCGGCGTGGGCTACTCCACCGACGTCGGCCCGCGGGTGAAGGCCACCTGGAAAAAACCCTGGGTCAACGATCGTGGTCACAGCTTTTCCACCAGCGCCAATATCTCTGCGCCCGAGCAGCAGCTGGATTTCAGCTACAAAATGCCGCTGCGTAAAAGCCCGCTTGAGCAGTACTACCTGGTGCAGGGCGGGGTGAAACGCACCGACCTCAACGACACCAAATCCGACTCCACCACCCTGGCCGGCTCACGCTACTGGGACAGCTCCAGCGGCTGGCAGCGCGCCATTAACCTGCGCTGGAGCCTCGACCACTTTACCCAGGGTAAAGTCACCAACACCACCATGCTGATCTACCCTGGCGTCAGCGTTAACCGTACCCGCTCGCGCGGCGGGCTGATGCCGGACTGGGGGGATTCGCAGCGCTACTCGCTGGACGTCTCCGACACCACCTGGGGCTCTGACGTCGATTTCGCGGTGATGCAGGCGCAGAACGTCTGGATCCGCACCCTGGAAGAGAAGCACCGCTTTGTGGTGCGCGGCAATCTCGGCTGGATCGAGACCAACAACTTCGAGAAAGTGCCGCCGGACCTGCGTTTCTTCGCCGGTGGCGATCGCAGCATTCGCGGCTACAAATACAAGGGCATCTCCCCGCGTGACGATGAAGGCAAGCTGACCGGTGCCTCCAAACTGGCTACCGGCTCGCTGGAGTATCAGTACAACGTCACCGGCAAGTGGTGGGGGGCGGTGTTTGTCGATTCCGGTGAAGCGGTAAACGATATCAAGCAGAGCAACGTTAAGACCGGTGCCGGCTTCGGCGTGCGCTGGCAATCACCGGTGGGGCCGATTAAGGTCGATATCGCCCGGCCAATCGGTGACAGGGACGATCGTGACATTCAGTTTTACATTGGACTGGGGCCTGAACTATGA
- a CDS encoding bifunctional 2',3'-cyclic-nucleotide 2'-phosphodiesterase/3'-nucleotidase has translation MFRPCITLSALLVSSTLHAATVDFRIMETTDLHSNMMDFDYYKDTATDKYGLVRTATLIHQARAQVANSVLVDNGDIIQGSPLGDYVAAKGLHEGEVHPVYKAMNTLDYRVGNLGNHEFNYGLDYLQKAIKGARFPYINANVIDAVSKKPLFTPYLIEPLTVRDRDGKTHTLKVGYIGFVPPQIMTWDKANLSGKVTVDDITATAKKWVPVMREQGADIVIAIPHSGLSSEPYHALAENSVYYLSQVPGIDAIMFGHAHAVFPGEDFAGIKGADVKQGTLNGVPAVMPGMWGDHLGVVDLVLNDDAGRWQVSSARAEARPVYDRAAKKSLAAEDPALVKVLAADHDATRQFVGQPIGRSAAVMASYLSLVQDDPTVQIVNDAQADYTRKAVQGDPDLARLPVLSAAAPFKAGGRKNDPASYVEVDKGALTLRNAADLYLYPNTLVVLKVSGAQVKEWLECSAGQFNQIDIHNSQPQSLINWDYRTYNFDTIDGVNYQIDVTQPARYDAACQLRDKNASRIRNLTWNGKPVDPAASFLVATNNYRAYGGSFAGTGEQQVAFASPDENRSVVAAYISAQTKAHGEVKPQADNNWKLAPIVSSTPLDIRFETAPGEKAATFIKSHAQYPLQQVGSDQNGFAIYRITLN, from the coding sequence ATGTTCAGACCTTGCATCACGCTCAGCGCTCTGCTGGTCAGCAGCACGCTGCACGCCGCCACGGTGGATTTTCGCATTATGGAAACCACCGATCTGCACAGCAATATGATGGATTTTGACTACTACAAGGACACCGCTACCGATAAGTATGGCCTGGTGCGCACCGCCACGCTAATCCACCAGGCGCGCGCGCAGGTGGCTAACAGCGTGCTGGTGGATAACGGCGATATCATCCAGGGCAGCCCGCTGGGCGACTACGTGGCGGCCAAAGGGCTGCACGAGGGTGAGGTGCATCCGGTGTATAAGGCGATGAATACGCTGGACTACCGCGTTGGCAACCTCGGGAATCACGAGTTCAACTACGGGCTGGATTACCTGCAAAAGGCCATTAAAGGCGCGCGCTTCCCCTATATCAACGCCAACGTGATTGATGCCGTCAGTAAAAAACCGCTGTTTACCCCGTATCTGATTGAGCCGCTAACGGTGCGGGACCGCGACGGCAAAACGCATACGTTGAAGGTCGGCTATATCGGCTTTGTGCCGCCGCAGATTATGACGTGGGATAAGGCCAACCTCAGCGGCAAGGTGACCGTTGATGATATCACCGCCACCGCGAAGAAGTGGGTGCCGGTAATGCGTGAACAGGGCGCGGATATCGTGATTGCCATCCCCCACTCCGGACTCTCCAGCGAGCCGTATCACGCGCTGGCGGAAAATTCCGTTTACTACCTGAGCCAGGTGCCAGGCATCGATGCGATTATGTTTGGCCACGCCCACGCGGTGTTCCCCGGTGAGGATTTCGCCGGCATCAAGGGCGCGGACGTTAAACAGGGCACGCTGAACGGCGTACCGGCGGTGATGCCCGGCATGTGGGGCGATCATCTTGGCGTGGTCGATCTGGTGCTGAACGATGACGCGGGCCGCTGGCAGGTCAGCTCGGCACGGGCCGAAGCGCGGCCGGTTTACGATCGCGCGGCGAAAAAATCGCTGGCGGCAGAAGATCCGGCGCTGGTGAAGGTGCTGGCCGCCGATCACGACGCCACGCGCCAGTTCGTCGGCCAGCCGATTGGCCGCTCGGCGGCGGTGATGGCCAGCTATCTGTCGCTGGTGCAGGATGACCCGACCGTGCAGATCGTCAACGATGCCCAGGCGGACTATACCCGCAAGGCTGTTCAGGGCGATCCGGACCTGGCGCGGCTGCCGGTACTTTCTGCCGCAGCGCCGTTCAAGGCCGGTGGCCGTAAAAACGATCCGGCCAGCTACGTTGAGGTCGACAAGGGTGCGCTGACCCTGCGCAACGCTGCCGACCTCTATCTCTACCCGAATACGCTGGTGGTACTTAAGGTCAGCGGCGCGCAGGTCAAAGAGTGGCTGGAGTGCAGCGCCGGGCAGTTTAATCAGATCGATATTCACAACAGCCAGCCGCAGTCGCTGATTAACTGGGATTACCGCACCTACAACTTCGATACCATCGACGGGGTGAACTACCAGATCGACGTGACCCAGCCCGCACGCTACGATGCGGCGTGTCAGTTACGTGATAAGAACGCCTCGCGCATCCGTAATCTGACCTGGAACGGCAAACCCGTCGATCCGGCGGCCTCCTTCCTCGTTGCCACCAATAATTACCGCGCCTACGGCGGCAGCTTTGCCGGTACCGGCGAGCAGCAGGTGGCGTTTGCCTCGCCGGATGAAAACCGTTCGGTGGTGGCCGCCTATATCAGCGCGCAGACTAAAGCCCACGGCGAGGTAAAACCGCAGGCGGATAATAACTGGAAGCTGGCACCGATCGTCAGCAGCACGCCGCTGGATATCCGCTTTGAGACCGCACCGGGGGAAAAGGCTGCCACCTTTATTAAGAGCCATGCGCAGTATCCGCTGCAGCAGGTGGGCAGCGATCAAAACGGCTTTGCTATTTACCGCATTACGCTGAACTGA
- a CDS encoding translocation/assembly module TamB domain-containing protein, with product MKWWKKGLTGILIFIVLLLGGVAFLIGTTSGLHLVLNSAARWVPGLAIQQVDGGWRNLTLKGVKYEMPGVAVSAGEFHLAVQLSCLKNSAFCINDLSLKDVNVVVDSSKLSPAAEQPEEQQSSGDFSTPYPLSLKRIALHNINVRIDDTAVSLADFTSGMSWQGRSLTLTPTHIQGLLIALPKAAIVADEQVVQPKVQNPQPDEKPLGETLQAMFAKPLLPDLPQFSLPLDLSVQQILGEQLRLTGDTDITVNRLLVRADTVNDQLQLQTFDVDSPQGQLNASGKATLSGNWPVSFNLNSALNFDPIKGQKIKMALDGNLRETLTLALNLSGPLRAQLDADTRLAEAGLPLNMTLQSPQLRWPLAGEAQMAADNFSFSFKGKVTDYAMSLKAALQGQGLPPATVTLNGKGNVEQFNLEKLRLAALQGTADLSALVDWSKAISWRSELQLNGINTAKQYPDWPAKLEGKITTRGSLYGGSWQMRVPELRLRGNVRNNAVSADGTLYGNSYNQWDIPGIKLILGRNNVSLKGSLGDKLNLDADIDAQHLDNALPGLGGVAKGTIRARGDLKTPQLLADLTASGLRWQALRVGRIKLDGDVSSGEQIQGKLKLRVEQLKQDALAVNLLTLDASGSEKQHQLKLNLQGEPVSGQLALSGSFDRAAQRWQGQLNNTRFDTPVGEWRLTRAIALDYLNAKQTVSIGPHCWQNPNAQLCVPQTVEAGPSGHARVVLERFDLAMIKPFMPEGTQVNGGFSGDADVSWTADGRLPTGRVSLKGNGVKLAQDVQGNTLPVAFNTLNLNAALKNGQAQLDWLIRIAGNGQLDGNVQIADPQGRRALSGNVNITSLSLAMLNPALMRGEKVAGVLNSNLRLGGNLQRPQVFGQLGLRNVDVEGSFMPVDLTTANLSMLFNGMSSTLEGVIQTSQGQIALNGDADWSQLDNWRARVAAKGQKIRVTVPPMVRMDVSPDLVFEATPSLFNLDGRVDIPWARITVQEVPESAVGVSADEVLLDPQLKPIAPKSTAIPINSNLIIHVGDDVRLSAFGLKAKLNGDLKLVQDKRGLGLNGQINIPSGRFHAYGQDLIVRKGELQFAGPPDQPYLNIEAIRNPEATEDDVTAGVRVTGLADEPKAEVFSDPAMSQQEALSYLLRGQGLNASGSDSDALTSALVGLGVAQSGQIVGKIGETFGVSNLALDTAGVGDSQQVQVSGYVLPGLQVKYGVGIFDSLATLTLRYRLMPKLYLEAVSGIDQALDVLYQFEF from the coding sequence ATGAAGTGGTGGAAAAAGGGCCTGACTGGCATTCTGATTTTTATCGTACTGCTGCTGGGCGGCGTGGCGTTTTTAATCGGCACCACCAGTGGCTTACATCTGGTGCTGAATTCCGCGGCGCGCTGGGTGCCGGGGCTGGCGATCCAGCAGGTGGACGGCGGCTGGCGTAACCTGACGCTTAAAGGCGTAAAGTATGAGATGCCGGGCGTGGCGGTGAGCGCCGGGGAGTTCCACCTCGCCGTGCAGCTCAGCTGCCTGAAGAACAGCGCTTTCTGCATCAACGACCTGTCGCTGAAAGACGTCAACGTGGTGGTGGACAGCAGCAAGCTGTCGCCGGCGGCAGAACAGCCGGAAGAGCAGCAGAGCAGCGGTGACTTCAGCACGCCGTACCCGCTGAGCCTGAAGCGCATCGCGCTGCACAATATCAACGTCAGAATCGACGATACCGCGGTGTCACTGGCCGATTTTACCAGTGGCATGAGCTGGCAGGGACGCTCCCTGACGCTGACGCCAACCCATATTCAGGGATTACTGATCGCACTGCCGAAGGCGGCGATCGTTGCCGATGAGCAGGTGGTACAGCCGAAGGTGCAGAACCCGCAGCCGGATGAGAAGCCGCTGGGCGAAACGCTGCAGGCGATGTTTGCCAAACCGCTGCTGCCCGATCTGCCGCAGTTCAGCCTGCCGCTGGATCTCAGTGTGCAGCAGATCCTCGGCGAGCAGCTGCGCCTGACCGGCGACACCGATATCACCGTTAACCGCCTGCTGGTCAGGGCGGATACCGTTAACGACCAGCTGCAGCTGCAAACCTTTGACGTCGACTCACCGCAGGGGCAGCTCAATGCCAGCGGTAAGGCGACGCTGAGCGGGAACTGGCCGGTCAGCTTTAACCTGAACAGCGCGCTGAATTTTGATCCGATTAAAGGGCAGAAGATCAAAATGGCCCTTGACGGCAACCTGCGTGAAACGCTGACGCTGGCGCTGAATCTCTCCGGCCCGCTGCGCGCGCAGCTGGATGCCGATACCCGGCTGGCGGAAGCCGGTCTGCCGCTGAATATGACGCTGCAAAGCCCGCAGCTGCGCTGGCCGCTGGCCGGCGAGGCGCAGATGGCGGCGGATAACTTCAGCTTCAGCTTTAAGGGCAAAGTGACGGACTATGCGATGTCGCTGAAGGCGGCACTGCAGGGACAGGGGCTGCCACCGGCCACCGTAACGCTGAACGGCAAAGGCAACGTCGAACAGTTTAACCTTGAGAAGCTACGGCTGGCGGCGCTGCAGGGCACCGCCGATCTCAGCGCGCTGGTGGACTGGAGTAAAGCCATCAGCTGGCGCAGCGAACTGCAGCTGAACGGCATCAACACCGCGAAACAGTACCCGGACTGGCCGGCGAAGCTGGAGGGCAAAATCACCACCCGCGGCAGCCTGTACGGCGGCAGCTGGCAGATGCGCGTCCCGGAGCTCAGGCTGCGCGGCAACGTGCGTAATAACGCGGTGAGCGCCGACGGCACCCTGTACGGCAACAGCTATAACCAGTGGGATATTCCGGGCATTAAGCTGATTCTGGGGCGCAACAACGTCAGCCTGAAAGGTTCGCTGGGCGATAAGCTAAATCTGGACGCCGACATCGACGCGCAGCATCTGGATAACGCGCTGCCGGGCCTTGGCGGCGTGGCGAAAGGGACGATCCGCGCCCGTGGCGATCTGAAAACGCCGCAGCTGCTGGCGGACCTCACCGCCAGCGGGCTGCGCTGGCAGGCGCTGCGCGTCGGCCGCATCAAGCTTGACGGTGATGTCAGCTCCGGCGAACAGATTCAGGGCAAGCTCAAACTGCGCGTGGAGCAGCTGAAGCAGGATGCGCTGGCGGTGAACCTGCTGACCCTCGACGCCAGCGGCAGCGAGAAACAGCACCAGCTGAAGCTGAACCTGCAGGGTGAGCCGGTCTCCGGTCAGCTGGCCTTAAGCGGCAGTTTTGACCGTGCCGCCCAGCGCTGGCAGGGGCAACTGAACAACACCCGCTTCGATACGCCGGTGGGCGAGTGGCGGCTGACCCGCGCGATCGCGCTGGATTACCTTAACGCGAAGCAGACGGTGTCGATAGGCCCGCACTGCTGGCAGAACCCCAATGCGCAGCTGTGCGTGCCGCAGACGGTGGAGGCCGGCCCGTCCGGCCACGCCCGCGTGGTGCTGGAACGCTTCGACCTGGCGATGATCAAGCCGTTTATGCCGGAAGGCACCCAGGTCAACGGCGGCTTCAGCGGCGATGCCGACGTCAGCTGGACCGCCGACGGCAGGCTGCCAACCGGGCGCGTGTCGCTGAAAGGCAACGGCGTGAAGCTGGCGCAGGACGTGCAGGGCAATACGCTGCCGGTGGCCTTTAATACGCTGAACCTTAACGCCGCGCTGAAAAATGGCCAGGCGCAGCTCGACTGGCTGATCCGCATCGCCGGTAACGGCCAGCTCGACGGCAACGTGCAGATCGCCGATCCGCAGGGGCGGCGCGCCCTTTCCGGCAACGTCAATATCACCAGCCTGTCGCTGGCGATGCTCAATCCGGCGCTGATGCGCGGCGAGAAGGTCGCCGGGGTACTGAACAGCAACCTGCGGCTGGGCGGTAACCTGCAGCGGCCGCAGGTGTTCGGCCAGCTGGGGCTGCGCAACGTCGACGTTGAAGGCAGCTTTATGCCGGTGGATCTCACCACCGCTAACCTGAGCATGCTGTTTAACGGCATGAGCTCGACGCTCGAAGGAGTGATTCAGACCTCTCAGGGGCAGATTGCGCTGAACGGCGACGCCGACTGGAGCCAGCTGGATAACTGGCGGGCGCGGGTGGCGGCCAAAGGCCAGAAAATCCGCGTCACGGTGCCGCCGATGGTGCGCATGGACGTGTCGCCGGACCTGGTGTTTGAGGCCACGCCGTCGCTGTTCAACCTCGACGGCCGGGTGGATATCCCGTGGGCGCGCATCACCGTGCAGGAGGTGCCGGAGAGCGCGGTGGGCGTCTCCGCCGACGAAGTGCTGCTGGACCCGCAGCTGAAGCCGATCGCACCGAAGTCGACGGCGATCCCGATCAACAGCAACCTGATTATCCATGTGGGTGACGACGTGCGCCTGAGCGCTTTCGGCCTGAAAGCGAAGCTGAACGGCGACCTGAAGCTGGTGCAGGACAAGCGCGGGCTTGGGCTGAATGGCCAGATCAACATCCCGTCCGGCCGCTTCCACGCGTACGGTCAGGATCTGATCGTGCGTAAAGGCGAGCTGCAGTTTGCCGGGCCGCCGGACCAGCCTTACCTGAATATCGAGGCGATCCGTAATCCGGAAGCGACGGAAGATGACGTCACAGCCGGGGTGCGCGTCACCGGGCTGGCCGACGAGCCGAAGGCGGAAGTCTTCTCTGATCCGGCGATGTCGCAGCAGGAAGCGCTCTCTTATCTGCTCAGAGGCCAGGGGCTGAACGCCTCCGGCAGCGACAGCGATGCATTAACCTCAGCATTAGTGGGATTGGGGGTTGCACAAAGTGGGCAGATTGTGGGTAAAATCGGTGAGACCTTCGGCGTCAGCAATCTGGCGCTGGACACTGCAGGGGTTGGCGACAGCCAGCAGGTGCAGGTCAGCGGCTATGTGCTGCCGGGTCTACAGGTAAAATACGGTGTTGGCATCTTTGATTCACTGGCGACCTTAACGTTACGTTATCGCCTGATGCCTAAACTCTATTTGGAAGCCGTGTCTGGTATCGACCAGGCGCTGGATGTGCTCTATCAGTTCGAGTTCTAG
- a CDS encoding gamma-glutamylcyclotransferase — MRIIVYGSLRRKQGNSHWMTNGQWLGDHLIDGYELYSLGHYPGVVPGDGQVYCEVYRIDASTLGELDALRSKGGEYKRELLQTPYGSAWLYVYQRSVAGRQRIGSGDWLQRDRENV; from the coding sequence ATGCGAATAATTGTCTATGGCAGCCTGCGACGTAAGCAGGGCAACAGTCACTGGATGACGAACGGGCAGTGGCTGGGCGATCATCTGATCGACGGTTACGAACTTTACAGTCTGGGCCATTACCCTGGGGTGGTTCCCGGGGACGGTCAGGTTTACTGCGAAGTTTACCGGATTGATGCGTCAACGCTGGGCGAGCTGGATGCGCTGCGCAGCAAAGGCGGGGAGTACAAACGGGAGCTGCTGCAAACGCCGTACGGCAGCGCCTGGCTGTATGTCTATCAGCGATCGGTAGCGGGCAGGCAACGCATCGGTAGCGGCGACTGGCTGCAGCGGGATCGGGAAAACGTCTGA
- a CDS encoding YtfJ family protein — protein MSASRFTALLCLLLPLGVAAHNFHTGQRVAPVGIADRGELLWQHDKFSYKNWNSAQLPGKVRVLQHIAGRSSAKEQNAALIEAIKAAKLPHDRYQTTTLVNTDDAIPGTGMFVRSSIEGNKQQFPWSQFIVDSNGAARQAWQLNEGGSAIVVLDKQGQVQFAKDGALTQDEVKQVMALLHKLLE, from the coding sequence ATGAGTGCATCGCGTTTTACCGCCCTTCTCTGCCTGTTACTGCCGCTCGGCGTTGCGGCCCACAACTTCCATACCGGCCAGCGCGTGGCCCCGGTCGGTATCGCCGATCGCGGAGAACTGCTGTGGCAACATGATAAGTTTAGCTATAAAAACTGGAACAGCGCGCAGTTACCCGGAAAAGTTCGCGTGCTTCAACATATTGCCGGCCGCTCTTCCGCTAAAGAGCAGAACGCCGCGTTGATCGAGGCGATTAAAGCGGCAAAGCTGCCGCACGATCGTTATCAGACCACCACCCTGGTCAACACCGATGACGCCATTCCCGGCACCGGCATGTTTGTGCGCAGCAGCATTGAGGGCAATAAGCAGCAGTTCCCCTGGTCGCAGTTTATCGTCGACAGCAACGGTGCAGCCAGGCAGGCGTGGCAGCTGAATGAAGGCGGTTCGGCGATCGTGGTGCTGGATAAGCAGGGGCAGGTGCAGTTTGCCAAAGACGGCGCGCTGACTCAGGACGAGGTTAAGCAGGTGATGGCATTACTGCACAAACTGCTGGAATAA
- a CDS encoding DUF1107 domain-containing protein yields the protein MKIFQRYNPLQVAKYVKILFRGRLYIKDVGAFEFDKGKILVPRVKDKQHYSVMSEVNRQVLRLQSEFN from the coding sequence ATGAAAATTTTCCAGCGTTACAACCCACTGCAGGTGGCAAAGTACGTCAAAATCCTGTTCCGCGGCCGTTTATATATCAAGGACGTCGGGGCATTTGAATTTGATAAGGGCAAAATCCTGGTGCCGCGTGTTAAAGACAAGCAGCATTACAGCGTGATGTCAGAGGTTAACCGTCAGGTACTGCGTCTGCAGTCTGAGTTTAACTAA
- a CDS encoding hemolysin family protein: MLDSLLVILLLIAISSFFSLSEISLAAARKIKLKLLADEGNVNAQRVMKMQETPGMFFTVVQIGLNAVAILGGIVGDAAFTPAFRSLFERIVAPELAERLSFICSFTLVTSLFILFADLFPKRLGMIAPESMALRIINPMRFCLFLFTPLVWFFNGGANIIFRLFKIPLVRKDDITSDDIYAVVEAGALAGVLRKQEHALIENVFELESRTVPSSMTSRENVVWFDLHEDETSLKQKIASHPHSRFLVCNSDIDHVVGYVDSKELLLRVLGNQSMTLNSGVQIRSALIVPDTLTLSEALESFKAAGEDFAVIMNEYALVVGIITLNDVMTTLMGDLVGPGMEEQIVARDENSWLVEGGTPIEDVMRALDIDQFPQSGNYETIGGFMMFMLRKIPKRTDFVKLQGYKFEVVDIDNYRIDQLLVTRVDERPAAAILPKAAETEE, translated from the coding sequence ATGTTAGACAGCTTGCTTGTCATCTTACTGCTGATTGCCATCAGCTCATTCTTTTCACTGTCAGAAATCTCTCTGGCGGCCGCGCGTAAAATTAAGCTTAAGCTGCTGGCCGACGAAGGCAACGTCAACGCGCAGCGCGTGATGAAAATGCAGGAAACCCCGGGCATGTTCTTCACCGTGGTGCAGATCGGCCTGAACGCGGTGGCGATCCTTGGCGGTATCGTCGGCGATGCCGCCTTCACTCCGGCTTTTCGTTCCCTGTTTGAGCGCATCGTCGCACCGGAGCTGGCCGAGCGCCTGAGCTTTATCTGCTCATTTACCCTGGTCACCAGCCTGTTTATCCTGTTCGCCGATCTGTTCCCGAAACGTCTGGGCATGATTGCGCCGGAGTCCATGGCGCTGAGGATCATCAACCCGATGCGTTTCTGCCTGTTCCTGTTCACCCCGCTGGTGTGGTTCTTCAACGGCGGCGCCAACATCATCTTCCGCCTGTTTAAGATCCCGCTGGTGCGTAAAGACGATATCACCTCCGACGATATTTACGCGGTGGTGGAAGCCGGCGCGCTGGCCGGCGTGCTGCGTAAACAGGAGCACGCGCTGATTGAGAACGTGTTTGAGCTGGAGTCGCGCACCGTGCCGTCGTCGATGACCTCACGCGAGAACGTGGTGTGGTTTGACCTGCATGAAGACGAAACCAGCCTGAAACAGAAGATTGCCAGCCACCCGCACTCGCGTTTCCTGGTGTGTAACTCAGATATCGATCACGTGGTCGGCTACGTCGATTCAAAAGAGCTGCTGTTACGCGTGCTGGGCAATCAGAGTATGACCCTGAACAGCGGCGTGCAGATCCGTTCGGCGCTGATCGTGCCGGATACGCTGACGCTGTCAGAGGCGCTGGAAAGCTTTAAAGCGGCGGGTGAAGACTTCGCGGTGATTATGAACGAATACGCGCTGGTGGTCGGTATCATCACCCTCAACGACGTGATGACCACGCTGATGGGCGACCTGGTCGGCCCGGGGATGGAAGAGCAGATCGTCGCGCGTGACGAGAACTCGTGGCTGGTTGAGGGAGGAACGCCGATTGAAGACGTGATGCGCGCGCTGGATATCGATCAGTTCCCGCAGTCCGGCAACTATGAAACCATCGGCGGCTTTATGATGTTTATGCTGCGCAAAATCCCGAAGCGTACCGACTTCGTCAAGCTGCAGGGCTATAAGTTTGAGGTGGTGGATATTGATAACTACCGCATCGACCAGCTGCTGGTGACGCGAGTGGATGAGCGTCCGGCTGCGGCAATATTGCCGAAGGCGGCAGAGACCGAAGAGTAA
- the cysQ gene encoding 3'(2'),5'-bisphosphate nucleotidase CysQ, with protein MLDNICQLARDAGVAIMQVYNGQAPLDVAHKSDDSPVTAADIAAHQVIIAGLQALTPELPVLSEEDPASWEVRQHWQRYWLVDPLDGTKEFIKRNGEFTVNIALIEGGKPVLGVVYAPVTDVMYSAAGGSAWKEANGEKTRIRVREAHPPLVVISRSHADKDLELKEYLSQLGEHQTTAIGSSLKFCLVAEGEAQLYPRFGPTNIWDTGAGHAVALAAGAHVTDWQGNTLDYTPRESFLNPGFRVSIF; from the coding sequence ATGTTAGATAACATCTGCCAGCTGGCGCGTGACGCAGGCGTGGCGATTATGCAGGTCTATAACGGCCAGGCGCCGCTGGACGTAGCGCACAAGTCGGATGATTCGCCGGTAACCGCCGCCGATATCGCCGCACATCAGGTGATTATAGCCGGGCTGCAGGCGCTGACCCCGGAGCTGCCGGTACTGTCAGAAGAGGATCCGGCGAGCTGGGAGGTGCGTCAGCACTGGCAGCGCTACTGGCTGGTCGATCCGCTGGACGGCACCAAGGAGTTTATCAAGCGTAACGGCGAGTTCACCGTCAATATCGCGCTGATCGAGGGCGGTAAGCCGGTGCTGGGCGTGGTGTATGCGCCGGTGACGGACGTGATGTACTCGGCGGCCGGGGGCAGCGCGTGGAAAGAGGCCAACGGTGAGAAGACGCGCATCCGGGTGCGTGAGGCGCATCCGCCGCTGGTCGTCATCAGCCGTTCCCACGCCGACAAGGATCTGGAGCTGAAGGAGTATCTCAGCCAGCTTGGCGAGCACCAGACCACCGCCATCGGTTCGTCGCTGAAGTTCTGCCTGGTGGCCGAAGGCGAAGCGCAGCTCTATCCGCGCTTCGGGCCGACCAATATCTGGGATACCGGTGCCGGCCACGCCGTGGCGCTGGCCGCCGGGGCGCACGTCACCGACTGGCAGGGCAACACGCTGGATTACACCCCGCGCGAGTCGTTCCTCAATCCGGGCTTCCGCGTGTCGATCTTCTGA